From the genome of Colletotrichum higginsianum IMI 349063 chromosome 4, whole genome shotgun sequence, one region includes:
- a CDS encoding Major facilitator superfamily transporter has protein sequence MSSDKPAVENLDDISADMTQKSLFATIRDPEEHTEQSLAYDPALERKLRLKIDLMIVPTVALLYLFCFIDRANIGNARIAGLEKDIGMRGLEYNATLSVFYISYIIFEIPANILCKIMGPGWFLPLTTLLFGICSVGTAFVHTVPQLMGVRFLLGIFEAGMLPGIAYYLSRWYRRAELGFRLSLYIVMAPLAGAFGGLLASAILRIDHFGSLHSWRMIFAIEGIITVLLALLGFITLTDRPATARWLTQAEKDLAEARVRSERVGQAHVLDKIDAVKLRRGIFCPITLTTSFVFLLDNVTVQGLAFFLPTIVRNIYPTSSVERQQLFTVPPYITGAFFTVLLPLVSWRLDRRQIFFIMSAPMAMVGYVMFLASKELSVRYGATFLIASSVFALGALTNAQVSANVVSDTARSSAIGTNVMFGNIGGLISTWSFLPWDGPDYPIGNGLNLATCSVMLLTSTLTLLWMKRDNRRREGRNLEEELRGISQEEESNLDWKHPSFRWKL, from the exons ATGAGCAGCGACAAGCCAGCCGTCGAGAACCTCGACGATATCAGCGCCGATATGACGCAGAAGTCATTGTTCGCGACCATACGGGACCCAGAAGA ACATACGGAGCAGTCCCTCGCCTATGATCCGGCGCTCGAGAGGAAACTGAGACTTAAGATTGACCTCATGATCGTCCCCACCGTCGCTCTCTTATACCTCTTCTGCTTCATTGACAGGGCCAACATTG GCAATGCTCGCATTGCCGGTCTCGAGAAGGACATTGGCATGAGGGGTCTCGAATACAACGCCACCCTGAGCGTGTTCTACATCAGTTACATCATCTTTGAGATTCCTGCCAACATCCTCTGCAAGATCATGGGGCCCGGCTGGTTTCTGCCGCTCACCACCCTGCTCTTCGGCATCTGCTCGGTCGGCACAGCCTTTGTGCACACCGTCCCGCAGCTGATGGGAGTGCGCTTCCTCTTGGGCATCTTCGAAGCCGGAATGCTGCCGGGAATCGCATACTATCTGTCGCGCTGGTATCGCCGCGCCGAACTCGGCTTCCGCCTTAGCTTGTACATTGTTATGGCGCCTCTGGCGGGTGCCTTTGGTGGCCTCCTTGCGTCTGCAATCCTCCGCATCGACCACTTTGGCAGCTTGCACTCCTGGCGCATGATCTTCGCCATCGAAGGGATTATCACCGTCTTGCTCGCCCTATTAGGCTTCATCACCCTCACTGACCGGCCCGCCACGGCCCGCTGGCTCACACAAGCCGAAAAGGACCTTGCCGAAGCCCGCGTCCGCTCCGAGCGCGTCGGCCAAGCCcacgtcctcgacaagatAGACGCAGTCAAACTCCGCAGGGGTATCTTCTGCCCAATCACACTCACTACGTCCTTCGTGTTCCTTTTGGACAACGTCACCGTCCAGggcctcgccttcttcctgCCCACGATCGTAAGGAACATCTACCCGACCTCGTCGGTTGAGCGCCAGCAACTCTTCACCgtcccgccgtacatcacGGGCGCCTTCTTCACGGTGCTCCTCCCGCTGGTCAGCTGGCGCCTCGACCGTCGGCAGATTTTTTTCATCATGTCCGCGCCCATGGCCATGGTTGGCTACGTCATGTTTCTGGCCTCCAAGGAACTCTCGGTGCGTTACGGCGCCACGTTCCTCATCGCGTCGTCCGTTTTTGCTCTGGGCGCCCTCACCAACGCGCAGGTTTCGGCCAACGTCGTGTCCGACACGGCGCGCAGCTCGGCGATCGGGACGAACGTCATGTTCGGCAATATTGGCGGCCTCATCTCGACGTGGTCGTTCCTACCGTGGGATGGCCCGGATTACCCGATCGGTAACGGGCTCAACCTAGCGACCTGCAGCGTGATGCTGTTGACTTCGACGCTGACCCTCCTCTGGATGAAGCGGGACAACCGCCGGCGCGAGGGGAGGAACCTGGAAGAGGAATTGAGAGGGATCTcacaggaggaagagagcAACCTGGACTGGAAGCACCCTTCGTTCAGGTGGAAGCTGTAG
- a CDS encoding Amine oxidase yields MVPTHPLDPLSSAEIQKAIAVVKAAHGDVFFNVVSLHEPRKAELTGWLASPTTTPLPSRIADVVVIAKGGKVYDGLVDIASGAITKWELMQGVQPIITMEELQIVEHICRTDPKVIEQCEISGIPASDMHKVYCDPWTIGYDERHGNTVRLQQALMYYRPDPDTCQYQYPLDFCPIYDADKEAIVAIDVPAVRRPLSTAAPIGYHPADVQKQGGYRRDLKPIDITQPQGVSFRMAGREIEWQNWRFHIGFNYREGIVLSNITYNDRGTPRPIFYRLSLAEMVVPYGNPEHPHQRKHAFDLGEYGAGYMTNSLSLGCDCKGEIHYLDAEFPTRNGDVRTIKNAICVHEEDSGILFKHTDFRDDSVIVTRGRKLIIQQIFTAANYEYAIQWIFHQDGTIQPEIKLTGILNTYSLNPGEDTKGWGTQVYPGVNAHNHQHLFCLRVDANVDGPRNTVFAVDTVASDEPVGSPENYYGNAFSARRTKLATTGASRTDYDGATSRTWEISNTDRLHPYSGKPASYKLVSREVPGLLPKEGSLVWKRAGFARHAVHVTKYRDDELWPAGRHVPQTSGEPSAGLPEWIGDGTEPIEQEDVVLWHTFGVTHIPAPEDFPVMPVEPITLLLRPRNFFANNPVMDVPPSYCSTPSQVAAGRGALEAADKVSKLAFSEGGSCCAGKSKL; encoded by the exons ATGGTGCCCACTCACCCTCTAGaccccctctcctccgccgAGATCCAAaaggccatcgccgtcgtcaaggcgGCCCACGGCGACGTCTTCTTCAATGTCGTCTCCCTCCACGAACCCCGCAAGGCCGAGCTGACGGGATGGCTCGCCTCGCCCACGACAACACCGCTGCCGAgccgcatcgccgacgtcgtcgtcatcgcaAAGGGCGGCAAGGTATACGACGGTCTCGTTGACATTGCTTCCGGCGCCATCACGAAATGGGAGCTCATGCAGGGCGTGCAACCGATT atCACAATGGAGGAGCTCCAAATCGTAGAACACATCTGCCGCACCGACCCCAAAGTCATCGAGCAGTGCGAGATCTCGGGCATCCCGGCCTCCGACATGCACAAGGTCTATTGCGACCCCTGGACCATCGGCTACGACGAGCGCCACGGCAACACCGTCCGCCTCCAGCAGGCCCTCATGTACTACCGCCCGGACCCGGACACCTGCCAATACCAGTACCCCCTCGACTTCTGCCCCATATacgacgccgacaaggaggccatcgtcgccatcgacgtgcccgccgtccgccgcccgcTCAGCACGGCCGCGCCCATCGGCTACCACCCGGCCGACGTCCAGAAGCAGGGCGGCTACCGCCGCGACCTGAAGCCCATCGACATCACCCAGCCGCAGGGCGTCTCGTTCCGCATGGCCGGCCGCGAGATCGAGTGGCAGAACTGGCGCTTCCACATCGGCTTCAACTACCGCGAGGGCATCGTCCTCAGCAACATCACCTACAACGACAGGGGGACGCCGCGGCCCATCTTCTACCGCCTCTcgctggccgagatggtcGTGCCCTACGGCAACCCGGAGCACCCGCACCAGCGCAAGCAcgccttcgacctcggcgagtACGGCGCCGGCTACATGACCAACAGCCTGTCGCTCGGCTGCGACTGCAAGGGCGAGATCCActacctcgacgccgagttcCCGACGCGTAACGGCGACGTGCGGACCATCAAGAACGCCATCTGCGTCCACGAGGAGGATAGCGGCATCCTGTTCAAGCATACCGACTTCCGCGACGActccgtcatcgtcacccgCGGGCGCAAGCTCATCATCCAGCAGATCTTCACCGCCGCCAACTACGAATACGCCATCCAATGGATCTTCCAC CAAGACGGCACCATTCAGCCAGAGATCAAACTCACAG GCATCCTCAACACATACTCGCTCAACCCTGGCGAGGACACCAAGGGCTGGGGCACACAGGTCTACCCGGGCGTCAACGCGCACAACCACCAGCACCTCTTCTGCCTGcgcgtcgacgccaacgTCGACGGGCCGCGCAACaccgtcttcgccgtcgacaccGTCGCCTCGGACGAGCCCGTCGGCTCGCCCGAGAACTACTACGGCAACGCCTTTTCGGCGCGCCGCACCAAGCTCGCCACCACGGGCGCGTCCCGGACCGACTACGACGGCGCCACGAGCCGCACATGGGAAATCTCCAACACGGACAGGCTGCACCCGTACAGCGGCAAGCCGGCGTCGTACAAGCTCGTCAGTAGGGAGGTGCCGGGTCTGTTGCCCAAGGAGGGGTCACTGGTGTGGAAGCGCGCCGGGTTCGCGAGGCACGCGGTGCACGTTACAAAGT accgcgacgacgagctctgGCCCGCCGGCCGCCACGTGCCTCAGACCTCGGGCGAGCCCTCGGCCGGCCTCCCCGAGTGGatcggcgacggcaccgagCCCATCGAGCAGGAGGACGTCGTGCTCTGGCACACCTTCGGCGTCACCCACATCCCCGCCCCCGAGGACTTCCCCGTCATGCCCGTCGAGCCCATCACGCTGCTTTTGCGGCCGCGCAACTTCTTCGCCAACAACCCCGTCATGGACGTGCCGCCCAGCTACTGCAGCACCCCGAGCCAGGTAGCCGCCGGCAGGGGCgcgctcgaggcggcggacaAAGTCAGCAAGCTTGCGTTTTCCGAGGGGGGGTCGTGCTGTGCGGGGAAGAGTAAGCTGTAA
- a CDS encoding RNase z — protein MASFATPLPQSSRSEVLEWRFPKPYHQYVLTGKSRAAWHTSFVIPQLNLLLDAGLVVNNHRPKHIFLTHGHADHCLLIPAFTKREDPPDVFCPVEMKKALDDFILAKTLLNRGGLYTSNDAESVGLELDGKGVDEEGRTEGERAFLGTHKTTAVKHGDVVPLRRLKGMNATVVQCDHNVPSVGYVFTTTTHKLRPEYTSLPGPELKSLRQSGVELTAPVTTPVFAFLGDTTASTLAADPEWLRQGIPVVITECSFLHDEHDAQAEKTKHTKWKDLEKVVRRWPKTTFILTHFSMRYSNKDVVAFFNGLEDAPANIVVWADGQPE, from the coding sequence ATGGCCTCTTTCGCAACACCCCTGCCGCAATCAAGCCGGTCCGAGGTTCTCGAGTGGCGCTTCCCGAAGCCCTACCACCAATATGTCCTCACCGGCAAGTCACGGGCTGCATGGCACACCTCCTTCGTCATCCCCCAGCTCAACCTGCTCCTagacgccggcctcgtcgtcaacaaCCACCGGCCCAAGCACATCTTCCTCACACACGGCCATGCTGACCACTGCTTGCTTATACCCGCCTTCACCAAGCGCGAGGACCCGCCAGATGTCTTCTGCCCCGtcgagatgaagaaggccctcgacgacttcATCCTGGCCAAGACGCTGCTGAATCGCGGCGGGCTATACACGAGCAACGACGCCGAGTCGGTGGGGCTCGAGCTGGACGGGAAGggcgtggacgaggagggccggACCGAGGGCGAGAGGGCTTTCTTGGGAACCCACAAGACGACGGCCGTCAagcacggcgacgtcgtGCCTTTGCGGAGGCTGAAGGGCATGAATGCCACCGTCGTCCAGTGCGACCACAACGTCCCCAGCGTGGGCTACGTCttcacgacgacgacgcacaAGCTGCGGCCCGAGTACACCTCCCTGCCCGGCCCGGAGCTGAAAAGTCTGCGCCAGTCGGGCGTGGAGCTCACGGCCCCCGTCACGACGCCCGTtttcgccttcctcggcgacaCGACTGCGTCGACGCTGGCCGCCGATCCGGAGTGGCTGCGGCAGGGGATAcccgtcgtcatcaccgaGTGCAGCTTCCTGCACGACGAGCACGACGCGCAGGCGGAGAAGACGAAGCACACCAAGTGGAAGGACCTGGAGAAGGTGGTGCGCAGGTGGCCCAAGACGACGTTCATCCTGACGCACTTCAGCATGCGGTACAGCAATAAGGATGTGGTGGCCTTCTTCAACGGCTTGGAGGACGCGCCGGCCAACATTGTGGTCTGGGCGGACGGGCAGCCGGAGTGA
- a CDS encoding Flavin-binding monooxygenase, whose protein sequence is MGSISHADPSSDIDETYDYIIVGAGISGINTAYYLQAHGPPNATYAILEGRARMGGTWDLFRYPGIRSDSDIYTFGFSWNPWKGENPLAEGADICSYLEESATMHGIDRHIRYHHQVISADWTSARSSWVLKVADASGEKVKTIAARFVVLGTGYYDYEQPLAAEIPGIQDFEGRVVHPQFWPEDLDYRDKKVVIIGSGATAVTLLPNIATDAQRVTMLQRSPTYIVGMPPSKGRLTRFMVSVLPRSVSGRLLRVQYFLMAFFLYNFCQWFPALARRFLLGAAQKQLPPDIPLDPHFKPRYNPWDQRLCACPDWDFFAALRSGRADVVTDIIDKVTGSEIVLKSGAVLRPDIIVTATGLRIRFGGSIALSVDSAPVDITEKFTFKGCMLQDVPNMAFVFGYSNSSWTLGAEATSSYLVRLWRSMEDKGLRSVTPRLEDLDMEAKPVVSLKSTYLRNARKVLPKAGTGLWAPRTNYLMDLWTATVSDVLSGMQVR, encoded by the coding sequence ATGGGCTCCATCTCACACGCAGATCCGTCGTCGGACATTGACGAGACCTACGACTACATCATCGTTGGCGCTGGCATCTCCGGCATCAACACGGCATACTACCTCCAGGCACATGGGCCCCCTAATGCCACATACGCAATACTAGAAGGGCGCGCCCGCATGGGAGGCACGTGGGACCTCTTCCGCTACCCGGGAATCCGGTCGGACTCCGACATCTACACCTTTGGCTTCTCTTGGAATCCGTGGAAGGGCGAGAACCCGCTGGCCGAAGGGGCCGACATCTGTTCGTACCTGGAAgagtcggcgacgatgcaCGGGATCGATAGACACATCAGGTACCACCACCAAGTGATCTCCGCCGACTGGACATCGGCCCGCTCCTCGTGGGTGCTGaaggtcgccgacgccagcgGCGAGAAGGTCAAGACGATCGCGGCGCgcttcgtcgtcctgggcACGGGGTACTACGACTACGAGCAGCCcctggccgccgagatcCCCGGCATCCAGGACTTCGAGGGCCGCGTCGTCCACCCGCAGTTCTGGCCCGAGGACCTGGACTACCGCGACAAGAaggtcgtcatcatcggcagcggcgccaccgCGGTGACGCTGCTGCCCAACATCGCCACGGACGCCCAGCGCGTCACGATGCTGCAGAGGAGCCCGACGTACATCGTCGGCATGCCGCCCAGCAAGGGCCGCTTGACGCGGTTCATGGTCTCCGTCCTGCCGAGGAGCGTCTCGGGCCGCTTGCTCCGCGTGCAGTACTTCCTcatggccttcttcctctaCAACTTTTGCCAATGGTTCCCCGCCTTGGCCCGCCGGTtcctgctcggcgccgcgcagaagcagctgccgccggacATCCCCCTCGACCCGCACTTCAAGCCAAGGTACAACCCCTGGGACCAGCGACTCTGCGCCTGTCCCGACTGGGACTTCTTCGCGGCGCTGCGGTCTGGGCGGGCCGACGTCGTGACGgacatcatcgacaaggTGACGGGCTCGGAGATCGTCCTGAAGAGCGGGGCGGTGCTGAGGCCTGACATCATCGTCACGGCCACGGGGCTGAGGATCCGATTCGGCGGGTCCATCGCGCTATCAGTCGACAGCGCGCCCGTGGACATCACTGAGAAGTTCACCTTCAAGGGCTGCATGCTGCAGGACGTCCCCAACATGGCGTTTGTCTTTGGGTACTCCAACTCCTCGTGGACCTTGGGCGCCGAGGCGACCAGCTCGTACCTCGTCCGGCTGTGGCGGAGCATGGAGGACAAGGGGCTCAGGTCGGTGACGCCTCGGCTGGAGGACCTGGACATGGAGGCAAAGCCCGTTGTGAGTCTAAAGTCGACCTACCTTCGAAACGCGCGCAAAGTGTTGCCCAAAGCCGGGACGGGTCTgtgggcgccgaggacgaacTATCTAATGGACCTGTGGACGGCAACAGTGAGTGATGTCTTGAGTGGGATGCAGGTCCGGTAA